In bacterium, the sequence GCCTCCCAGCCGCCGGTAGAGCCACCATAAAGAAATCGCGACCAGGGTTGGCCAATTGCGCGAAATTTCTTTTCAATGAACGGAATCAATTCATAAGTAATTGCATCGCCATACGGTCCCAGGTTTGCAGAATTTACGGCGTACGAATCATCGTAATAAGGATTTGCATGCTGGATTTCGAGCGCGAGAAAACGTGGAAAATCTTTGCTGATCCACTGTTGATAGAACTTGTACGCTTCCTCCTGCTGAATTTTGTTGTAGCCGCTGACACGAAATCGTTCACTGTAGTCGGGTTTCAGGTTCGGATCCGGTGGTTCGGTCCGGAAACCGCTGACATCTGCCGGAAAATGTCCGTGAAAAATCATCAGCGGATAACGGGCCTCAGGATGTTCGTCAAATCCATGCGGCACGAGAACATGACCTCCGACGTACACCGGTCGTCCCCAGAACTCGGTCAACAACTTGCTTTGCATTTTTATGTGCTGCACATACTTCGTATCGGCGGGCTCTTGAATGGGTGGAATCTTCTGATCCATCACGATGAGTATTGCGGAAGCATTCTTTGGATCTATTTTCAGCTTCACCGGCTTGCTGTAGAAATTCCCGGGCTTCTCATTCCACTGTTGTCCTTCTCCCATTTCCGGAGGAAGTTTTACGGTATGGCCGGTTTTCAGATGGAATGTTTCGTAGCGATTTAAGAGAGCTTGCACGAAATATTCTCCCGCAGGCACATCTTTCAAGCTACGGATGGGATGGCCAAAAGCTTCTTCATCCACAATTCGTTCTTCGCCAGGCTTCATTCCTTCTACGTCAATACCAAAAACCAGCTGGGAATTGATGCCGTCTGTGATCTGACGGCGCGGCTCTTTTTCAGGATTGTTGGAGAGCAACAACAGTAACCGCCCATCCTGTGGCTTCGAAGAGACGGTATCCGGATAGGAAATGGAGAACCGAATTGTATCTTTGGCAAATGCCATAGTGGATAGTAGCGCTAGTGCAAGAAGAAATTCTAATGCTTTCATGATTGCAATTATAGTTAAGTGATGTTGTGATTCAGCGGGCCTCTACCCCTGCCGATCTTGAATGGATGGGCCATCGCGCGCGCGATGTAATCTTTCGCTGCTGGAATTGCTGTGGATAGCTCCATATTCCTCGCCAGATGCACCGCCAGAATGGAAGAAAATGTGCAGCCCAGCCCTCGAGATTGAGCCATTACCTTGGGCGCAACAAAAATTTCGTGCCGCGTGCCGTCGTACCAGACATCCACGGCCTCATTCTCCAGGTGACCACCGGTGATCACCACATTTTTCGCTCCATATCTATGCAGGCGGATAGAAGCCTCTTTCATAGAAACCACATCCTTCACTTCCATCTCTGCAAATACTGACGCCTCATCGAGATTGGGAGTGATGATATCGGAGGCCGGAAATAATTTTTCTTTGTATGCGGTTACAATCGCAGGGTTCGCGAAGTCAAAACCAGTGGTTGATCGCAGAACTGGGTCTACTACTATATTCGTCAATTGAAATCTTTTACACAGCGAAACCACAAGCTCTAAAATCGTTGACTCCGTCAACAATCCGATCTTGACCGCATGAATTTCGATATCGGAAAGAATCGATTCAAATTGTGCCTGGATCAAATCGGTTGAAACCGGGTAAACACGAGAAACCCGTTGAGTATTCTGGGCCGTGATTGCGGTGATCACTGCCACACCGTAAACGCCCCACGCCTGGAACGTTTTCAGATCGGCTGCTACTCCGGCACATCCACTCGGATCAAACCCAGCTATCGTTAAAATGTTTTTATCCACTTGCGGCTTTCATTACCAGGTAGGGGCAGGCCTTGTGCCTGCCCTTCCGGGCGACCACAAGGGTCGCCCCTACTTAATACAGCAGGTATTTTTCGCGGACTTTCAAAAACGCTGCCAGTCCGTTCTGCCATTTCCGTTCAATGTCATTCGGCGCAACGCCGTTTTCCAGATCTTCGCGGATCCAGGAGTTGCCCCATAGAATATCGATGGGCAAACGGTCCATCACGAACTCATAGGGTGGATCTTTCCAGCGGAACTCTTTTGCATAGTCGCGAAGCAAAACGAATAGAATGCACAGGGCTGTCTTCACAGGCTGAAACAAACGGCGATCGGTCACATGCATCTGAGCGCCACCACACAATTGATTGTGAAACTTGTTAAAAGTTGGGCGGAAATAAAGCCGACGGAAAACCACTCCTTTTAACTCGAACCGTTCGAGTGACCGGCAGAATTTTTCAGGATCAATCCAGGGAGCTCCAAAAATTTCAAAAGGACGTGTAGTCCCCCGCCCTTCGGAGACATTCGTGGCTTCGAAAAGGCACATGCCAGGATAAACAACTGCAGTATCAGCCGTCGGCATATTCGGGGAAGGCAGAACCCACGGCAGTCCGGTTTCTTCAAAAAAAGAATTCCTGTTCCAGCCCTCCATCTCAATCACTTCCAGCCGGCAATTGAGCTGAAACTCTTGATGAAAATAAAACGCGAGCTCACCCAACGTCATCCCGTGACGTACCGGAATCGGAAATCTACCAACAAAAGATTCATAACCGGGTTCCAGAACGGGGCCTTCCACATCGACACCATTGATCGGATTCGGGCGATCCAGAACCACGACCTCCTTTTGATGTTCCATGCATGCTTCCATCACATAGGAAAGCGTGTAAATAAAAGTGTAGTAACGAGCCCCAACATCCTGCATATCAAAAACAACCAGATCGATCTCACGCATCATTTCAGGCGTGGGCTTTAGATTCTGTCCGTACAGACTATAAACAGGCAAACCGGATTTCGGATCCGGAAAAGCTTCGCAAAATTCCTGGTCCTGCATCTCGCCACGCAATCCATGTTCAGGTCCCCAGAGCGCTTTCACTTCCCAGCTTTTCTCCGACAAAAACCGATCCACAATAAACTGATAGGAAGAATTCACGGAAGAGGGATTGGCCAGCAGAGCGATTCGTCTACCGGATGGCAAAGCTTTTTTGTGACTCAAAAGCACGTCGAGACCGGTTTTCACCATGGTTGGATTGCACCCAATTCTAGCATATCTTAGATTTTGAACTTGAGTTGTAGCCGGGTAGTTGAAGAGCATTTGCCACGCCTTTGCATCTGTTGTTGTAATTGCCAAGTTCAGAGTTCATGCAATGGCCATCCGGCATTTGCCGCAAATGCTCTGCCACTACGATTTAAAGGAGAAGATTGATGAATGTACATATGGATTACAGTCACTGCATGGCCTCCAATATCGGACCAAAGAATGGAGTGCCGGATGAATTGTTGAATCTTCAGACGACAAATCTGCAGCAAGCGCTCTCCGCTCTCAATCAAAGAAGAACAAGCGGGGAACTCGGTTTCTTCGATCTTTTTCAGACTACGAATACTGTAGAAATAGACGAGTATGTGAAAGAAACGCTTTTTCGTTTTGAAGACATCGTCGTGATCGGGATCGGGGGCTCCTCATTGGGAAACCGAACCTTGCATCAAGCTTTGAATCATCCTTTGATTCAAAAGGAAAAACATTTCGCGCGAGTTCATATTTGCGACAACATCGATCCCGACGCGCTTCACGCAATTCTGCAGGAAGTGAAATCGCTGCCAACGACGCAGTTTCAGGTTGTGACAAAATCAGGCAGCACCGCGGAAACTCTCGCGAATTTCATGATCTGTTATCAGATTCTGAAAAATGCAAAGTTGAAACCATCCTCGCATATCATAGCCATCACCGATCCGCAATCGGGAGATCTATTCAAGCTGGCGAAACAAGAGGGGTTCAAAACATTTCCCGTTCCGCCGAACGTGGGAGGAAGATTCTCGGTTTTGACCGCGGTCGGGTTGTTATCAGCCGCTTACAGCGGGATTCGGATTGAATCCGTTCTGGAAGGCGCCAGGGAAATGTCCGTTATGTGCCAGGAACCGGATTTGCAGAAAAATCCGGCGGCGCTGATCGCCTTTTTGTTGACGTATCTTTGCGATGCGCGCGCAAAGTCTAATGTAATCTTCATGCCTTATTCATACCGCCTCAAATCGTTTGCGCAATGGTTTTGCCAGCTCTGGGCTGAGAGTCTCGGCAAACAGGGCAAAGGACAAACTCCCATAGCGACTGAAGGAGCAGCCGATCAGCATTCACAAATCCAGTTATATATGGAGGGCCCCGAAGATAAGGTCATTCAGTTTTTAACTGTTCGTGAACCGATAAAGGATTTTGTGCTGAACACGGATCTTTCCGTGGACTCGATTAATTATCTAAAAGGAAAGTCGTTACAGCAGTTATTTCTTGCAGAACATGCCGCAACGGCGACGGCTCTGGCGCGGTCCGGGCGACCGAATTTTACGATTGAAATCGACCGCATTACTGAGCAAAACATAGGCGCTCTGTTCTACTTGTTCGAATTTGCAACAGCAATGGCCGGTGAATTCTGGAAGATCAATGCCTTTGACCAGCCGGGAGTCGAAGAAGGAAAACGCCTGACCTACGCAATGATGGGACGCGCCGGATATGAATCGAAAAAAGCGGAACTCGATGCCTGGCAGAAAAATCTGAAACGCTATCGTATTTAAAAGTAGCACAGGCGTCCCGCCTGTCGAGCTTCACAGGCGAGACGCCTGTGCTACTCCTAGAATATGAAGTCGATCATCATTGGAACGGCGGGACATATCGATCACGGCAAGACTGCGCTCGTGAAGTCGCTCACCGGGGTTGATACAGATCGCCTCCCTGAAGAAAAAGCCCGTGGAATCACGATCGATCTCGGTTTTGCTCACACACAATGGGAAGGGATCGACATCAGTTTTATCGATGTTCCCGGTCACGAGCGTTTTATCAAAAACATGCTGGCCGGGATCGGTGGAATTCATTTGTTGATGCTTGTTATCGCCGCGGATGAGTCGGTGATGCCTCAAACTCGCGAGCATTTCGAAATTTGCCGGCTTCTTCACATACCCGATGGGGTGATTGTTATCACAAAAAAAGATCTGGCAGACAACGACTCGCTGGAGATTGTGAAGGAAGAGATTCAAAGTCTGGTTCAAGGAAGTCCTTTCTCCAATGCTGAGGTTTTTGCGGTAAGCTCAAAGACTGGGGAAGGACTCGATACCCTGAAAGCGGGGTTGATTCGCAAAATCAAAGAAGTGCGAACGCATCCGGG encodes:
- a CDS encoding DUF1343 domain-containing protein yields the protein MVKTGLDVLLSHKKALPSGRRIALLANPSSVNSSYQFIVDRFLSEKSWEVKALWGPEHGLRGEMQDQEFCEAFPDPKSGLPVYSLYGQNLKPTPEMMREIDLVVFDMQDVGARYYTFIYTLSYVMEACMEHQKEVVVLDRPNPINGVDVEGPVLEPGYESFVGRFPIPVRHGMTLGELAFYFHQEFQLNCRLEVIEMEGWNRNSFFEETGLPWVLPSPNMPTADTAVVYPGMCLFEATNVSEGRGTTRPFEIFGAPWIDPEKFCRSLERFELKGVVFRRLYFRPTFNKFHNQLCGGAQMHVTDRRLFQPVKTALCILFVLLRDYAKEFRWKDPPYEFVMDRLPIDILWGNSWIREDLENGVAPNDIERKWQNGLAAFLKVREKYLLY
- the thiD gene encoding bifunctional hydroxymethylpyrimidine kinase/phosphomethylpyrimidine kinase, with protein sequence MDKNILTIAGFDPSGCAGVAADLKTFQAWGVYGVAVITAITAQNTQRVSRVYPVSTDLIQAQFESILSDIEIHAVKIGLLTESTILELVVSLCKRFQLTNIVVDPVLRSTTGFDFANPAIVTAYKEKLFPASDIITPNLDEASVFAEMEVKDVVSMKEASIRLHRYGAKNVVITGGHLENEAVDVWYDGTRHEIFVAPKVMAQSRGLGCTFSSILAVHLARNMELSTAIPAAKDYIARAMAHPFKIGRGRGPLNHNIT
- a CDS encoding glucose-6-phosphate isomerase → MNVHMDYSHCMASNIGPKNGVPDELLNLQTTNLQQALSALNQRRTSGELGFFDLFQTTNTVEIDEYVKETLFRFEDIVVIGIGGSSLGNRTLHQALNHPLIQKEKHFARVHICDNIDPDALHAILQEVKSLPTTQFQVVTKSGSTAETLANFMICYQILKNAKLKPSSHIIAITDPQSGDLFKLAKQEGFKTFPVPPNVGGRFSVLTAVGLLSAAYSGIRIESVLEGAREMSVMCQEPDLQKNPAALIAFLLTYLCDARAKSNVIFMPYSYRLKSFAQWFCQLWAESLGKQGKGQTPIATEGAADQHSQIQLYMEGPEDKVIQFLTVREPIKDFVLNTDLSVDSINYLKGKSLQQLFLAEHAATATALARSGRPNFTIEIDRITEQNIGALFYLFEFATAMAGEFWKINAFDQPGVEEGKRLTYAMMGRAGYESKKAELDAWQKNLKRYRI